One segment of Nocardioides sp. QY071 DNA contains the following:
- a CDS encoding fumarylacetoacetate hydrolase family protein, producing the protein MRIVRFTTGEEPSYGVLTGDLDEYGQPGDDAVIVGLVGDPLYQGIKLLEKEYRLEDVRLLAPVLPRSKVVGIGRNYAAHAAELGNDVPSEPLMFLKPNTSVIGPGDAILYPRQTQDLHYEGELAVVIGRICRDVPADQATDVIHGYTLANDVTARDLQRSDGQFTRAKGFDTFCPLGPWIETDLDPHDFSEGRRVQTFLNGDVVQDGTTADMVFDVPALIAHVSSVMTLLPGDVILTGTPEGVGPMQVGDEVEISIDGLGTLTNKVEARS; encoded by the coding sequence GTGCGCATCGTCAGATTCACGACAGGCGAGGAGCCGTCGTACGGCGTCCTGACCGGCGACCTCGACGAGTACGGCCAGCCCGGGGACGACGCGGTGATCGTCGGTCTCGTCGGCGACCCGCTGTACCAGGGGATCAAGCTGCTCGAGAAGGAGTACCGGCTCGAGGACGTGCGCCTCCTGGCGCCGGTCCTGCCGCGCAGCAAGGTCGTCGGGATCGGCCGCAACTACGCGGCCCACGCGGCCGAGCTCGGCAACGACGTGCCTTCGGAGCCCTTGATGTTCCTCAAGCCGAACACCAGTGTGATCGGCCCGGGCGACGCGATCCTCTACCCGCGCCAGACCCAGGACCTGCACTACGAGGGCGAGCTCGCCGTGGTCATCGGCCGCATCTGCCGCGACGTGCCGGCCGACCAGGCCACGGACGTCATCCACGGCTACACGCTCGCCAACGACGTGACCGCCCGCGACCTGCAGCGCTCCGACGGGCAGTTCACCCGCGCCAAGGGCTTCGACACGTTCTGCCCGCTGGGGCCGTGGATCGAGACCGACCTCGACCCCCACGACTTCAGCGAGGGGCGGCGGGTCCAGACCTTCCTCAACGGCGACGTCGTCCAGGACGGTACGACGGCCGACATGGTCTTCGACGTGCCTGCGCTGATCGCCCACGTCTCCAGCGTGATGACCCTGCTGCCCGGCGACGTCATCCTCACCGGCACCCCCGAGGGTGTCGGGCCCATGCAGGTCGGCGACGAGGTGGAGATCTCGATCGACGGCCTCGGAACCCTCACGAACAAGGTGGAAGCACGATCATGA
- a CDS encoding helix-turn-helix transcriptional regulator, whose amino-acid sequence MALDLARTVAEFHAAGRGDMAFGGPVTTGGAAIHVTALHGAKTGSLRGLRVRSGYGLGGKALLLGRPASVTNYYDARGITHQYDVPVRAEELETVTALPIMVDRAPRMVVYIGHRTQVHLGDVWYDAFLPLVRRVERELAVDDEVRRRLAGLEPVAQRTTPDVALTRADLRDISDELADLASLVQDEALRARLEEVRSRVDHGRSPAGPAARRTGDEVPTGLAAREVDVLAHVALGQSNREVADSLGIVESTVKSYLKNAMRKLHATNRVHAVRLAREAGVID is encoded by the coding sequence ATGGCCCTCGACCTCGCGCGCACCGTGGCGGAGTTCCACGCCGCCGGGCGTGGCGACATGGCCTTCGGCGGACCGGTCACGACCGGCGGCGCGGCGATCCACGTCACCGCGCTCCACGGCGCCAAGACCGGCTCGCTGCGGGGCCTGCGGGTCCGCTCCGGCTACGGCCTGGGCGGCAAGGCACTCCTGCTGGGCCGGCCCGCGTCGGTCACCAACTACTACGACGCCCGCGGCATCACCCACCAGTACGACGTCCCGGTGCGGGCCGAGGAGCTGGAGACGGTCACGGCGCTGCCGATCATGGTCGACCGGGCGCCGCGGATGGTCGTCTACATCGGCCACCGGACCCAGGTCCACCTCGGCGACGTCTGGTACGACGCCTTCCTGCCACTCGTGCGCCGCGTCGAGCGCGAGCTCGCGGTCGACGACGAGGTCCGGCGCCGGCTCGCCGGGCTCGAACCCGTCGCCCAGCGCACCACCCCCGACGTGGCGCTGACCCGCGCCGACCTGCGCGACATCTCCGACGAGCTCGCCGACCTCGCCTCGCTGGTCCAGGACGAGGCCCTGCGCGCCCGCCTCGAGGAGGTCCGCAGCCGCGTGGACCACGGCCGATCCCCCGCGGGGCCTGCTGCTCGTCGTACGGGCGACGAGGTGCCGACGGGCCTGGCCGCCCGTGAGGTCGACGTGCTCGCCCACGTCGCGCTCGGCCAGAGCAACCGCGAGGTCGCGGACTCACTCGGGATCGTCGAGAGCACCGTGAAGTCGTACCTCAAGAACGCGATGCGCAAGCTGCACGCGACCAACCGCGTCCACGCCGTACGGCTGGCGCGGGAGGCCGGCGTCATCGACTGA
- a CDS encoding SDR family oxidoreductase, which yields MTRPTPIDLAGAHVVVTGGARGIGRATVEAFLARGSEVSLGDLDLDLAKATADEVGASAHHLDVADRSSYDAFVTAAEAEHGPVDVLVNNAGVMPNGAFLDMDPALDRLMMEVNVHGVLHGMRRVLPGMVERRRGHVVNVASLAGKFPIPGLAVYNASKFAVVGLTAATRLEMAPHGVTLTAVLPSAVDTDLASGLDMRPIPKVTPQRIADAVVGSVRGREAEIAVPRYVGALAATTTLIPTGVLDRVRRVVRDDRALHTDTTERAGYTARLNDAATERTTR from the coding sequence ATGACCCGCCCCACCCCGATCGACCTGGCCGGCGCGCACGTCGTCGTCACCGGCGGCGCCCGCGGCATCGGCCGCGCCACCGTCGAGGCCTTCCTCGCCCGCGGGTCCGAGGTCTCCCTCGGCGACCTCGACCTCGACCTCGCGAAGGCGACCGCCGACGAGGTCGGCGCGAGCGCCCACCACCTCGACGTGGCCGACCGGTCGTCGTACGACGCCTTCGTGACGGCTGCCGAGGCCGAGCACGGCCCGGTCGACGTGCTGGTCAACAACGCCGGCGTGATGCCGAACGGCGCGTTCCTGGACATGGATCCCGCGCTGGACCGGCTGATGATGGAGGTCAACGTCCACGGCGTGCTGCACGGCATGCGCCGGGTGCTGCCCGGCATGGTCGAGCGCCGCCGCGGCCACGTCGTCAACGTGGCCTCGCTCGCGGGCAAGTTCCCGATCCCGGGGCTCGCGGTCTACAACGCCAGCAAGTTCGCGGTCGTCGGGCTGACCGCCGCGACCCGGCTGGAGATGGCGCCCCACGGCGTCACCCTCACCGCCGTCCTGCCGTCCGCGGTCGACACCGACCTCGCCTCCGGCCTCGACATGAGGCCGATCCCCAAGGTCACCCCGCAGCGGATCGCCGATGCCGTGGTCGGCTCGGTCCGCGGCCGCGAGGCCGAGATCGCCGTGCCCCGGTACGTCGGCGCGCTGGCCGCCACGACCACCCTGATCCCCACCGGCGTGCTCGATCGCGTCCGCAGGGTCGTCCGCGACGACCGGGCGCTGCACACCGACACCACCGAGCGAGCCGGCTACACCGCGCGTCTCAACGACGCCGCCACCGAGAGGACCACCCGATGA
- a CDS encoding MFS transporter produces the protein MSERPTPMRRVAFASCAGTTIEFYDFFIYGTAAALVFPTVFFPALGDSAASVASFATFAVAFIARPLGAIGFGHFGDRLGRKRTLISTLLLMGAATVAIGLLPGAASIGVAAPILLVALRFLQGLAVGGEWAGATLLAAEYAPAHKRGLYGAFPQMGPALAFALSSGTFLLVNRVVGDASPAFLDWGWRLPFIASSLLVAVGLYVRLKVEETPMFQENARTRASTQGPLASALRHQWKEILLGGGSLAMLFAFFYVGTAFLTSYGATTLGLSRPTVLTIGVAAAFVFGSITLLSAVFSDRIGRKKVVLGSCLVAIPWGFALFPILDHGTTAAFAIGLFGTLAIFAISYGPAGAMLPEMFRTEYRYTGAGMAYNLAGVIGGGTAPYLASDFAEAGNTSAIGWMLAVFALGSVVCVLLMPETRHRAMTRQDAEAEILAPVNV, from the coding sequence ATGTCCGAACGACCGACCCCGATGCGACGGGTGGCCTTCGCGAGCTGCGCGGGCACGACCATCGAGTTCTACGACTTCTTCATCTACGGCACCGCCGCCGCGCTGGTGTTCCCGACGGTGTTCTTCCCGGCGCTGGGGGACTCCGCCGCGAGCGTGGCCTCCTTCGCCACCTTCGCCGTCGCGTTCATCGCCCGGCCGCTGGGCGCGATCGGCTTCGGGCACTTCGGTGACCGGCTCGGCCGCAAGAGGACGCTGATCAGCACGCTGCTGCTCATGGGCGCGGCCACCGTGGCGATCGGCCTGCTGCCGGGCGCCGCGAGCATCGGCGTCGCCGCGCCGATCCTGCTGGTCGCCCTGCGGTTCCTGCAGGGCCTGGCCGTCGGCGGCGAGTGGGCGGGCGCGACGCTGCTGGCGGCGGAGTACGCGCCGGCGCACAAGCGCGGCCTGTACGGCGCCTTCCCGCAGATGGGCCCCGCCCTCGCGTTCGCGCTGTCCAGCGGCACCTTCCTCCTCGTCAACCGCGTGGTCGGCGACGCCAGCCCGGCCTTCCTCGACTGGGGCTGGCGGCTGCCGTTCATCGCGAGCTCGCTGCTCGTGGCCGTCGGCCTCTACGTGCGGCTGAAGGTCGAGGAGACCCCGATGTTCCAGGAGAACGCCCGCACCCGCGCCTCGACCCAGGGCCCGCTCGCCTCGGCGCTGCGCCACCAGTGGAAGGAGATCCTCCTCGGTGGCGGCTCGCTCGCCATGCTGTTCGCGTTCTTCTACGTCGGCACGGCCTTCCTGACCTCGTACGGCGCTACGACGCTCGGCCTGTCCCGGCCGACCGTGCTCACCATCGGTGTCGCCGCCGCCTTCGTGTTCGGCTCGATCACGCTGCTCTCGGCCGTCTTCAGCGACCGGATCGGCCGCAAGAAGGTGGTCCTCGGCTCCTGCCTCGTCGCGATCCCGTGGGGCTTCGCGCTGTTCCCGATCCTCGACCACGGCACCACCGCGGCCTTCGCGATCGGCCTGTTCGGCACGCTCGCCATCTTCGCGATCTCCTACGGCCCGGCCGGCGCGATGCTGCCCGAGATGTTCCGCACCGAGTACCGCTACACGGGCGCCGGCATGGCCTACAACCTCGCCGGCGTGATCGGCGGCGGCACGGCGCCGTACCTCGCCTCCGACTTCGCGGAGGCGGGCAACACCTCGGCGATCGGCTGGATGCTCGCGGTCTTCGCCCTCGGCAGCGTGGTGTGCGTGCTGCTCATGCCGGAGACCCGGCACCGGGCGATGACCCGTCAGGACGCCGAGGCCGAGATCCTCGCGCCGGTGAACGTGTAG
- the gltX gene encoding glutamate--tRNA ligase: MSNVRVRMAPSPTGSPHVGMIRTALFNWAFARHHGGTFVFRIEDTDKERSTDESLDSILDLMRWLGLDWDEGPGVGGPFAPYKQSERGDLYADALARLKDSSFTYDCYCTNEEAAARRKAAGSKVQGYDGFCRELSAEQVAAFEAEGRNPVVRFRMPDGSITWKDLVRGEVTFETEFVPDFALCRANGDPLYTLVNPVDDALMEITHVLRGEDLLSSTPRQIALYEALKEVGIAKATPEFGHLPYVMGEGNKKLSKRDPEAHALAYRDQGYLPEGLLNYLALLGWAIAADRDIFSLEEMVEAFDITDVVANPARFDLKKCDAINTAHMRLLSTDEITHRVLPFLKRDGVVSDPVTDADAQLLELAMPLVAERINKLAEASSMLGFLFVSEDAFEVDPDDAAKQIGEAGIPVLQASYDALTALPTWSTDAIQTALQGALVDGLGLKPRNAFGPVRVAVTGRRISPPLFESMELLGRDRSLGRLQRALG; this comes from the coding sequence ATGAGCAACGTACGAGTCCGGATGGCGCCGTCCCCGACGGGCAGCCCCCACGTCGGCATGATCCGCACCGCCCTGTTCAACTGGGCGTTCGCGCGCCACCACGGCGGCACCTTCGTGTTCCGCATCGAGGACACCGACAAGGAGCGCAGCACCGACGAGTCGCTCGACTCGATCCTCGACCTGATGCGCTGGCTGGGCCTCGACTGGGACGAGGGCCCGGGCGTGGGCGGCCCGTTCGCGCCGTACAAGCAGAGCGAGCGCGGCGACCTGTACGCCGACGCGCTGGCCCGGCTCAAGGACAGCAGCTTCACCTACGACTGCTACTGCACCAACGAGGAGGCCGCCGCGCGCCGCAAGGCCGCCGGCTCCAAGGTGCAGGGGTACGACGGCTTCTGCCGCGAGCTGAGCGCCGAGCAGGTGGCGGCGTTCGAGGCCGAGGGCCGCAATCCGGTCGTGCGCTTCCGGATGCCCGACGGCTCGATCACGTGGAAGGACCTGGTCCGCGGCGAGGTCACCTTCGAGACGGAGTTCGTGCCGGACTTCGCGCTGTGTCGCGCCAACGGCGACCCGCTCTACACGCTGGTCAACCCGGTCGACGACGCGCTGATGGAGATCACCCACGTGCTCCGCGGCGAGGACCTCCTGTCGAGCACCCCGCGCCAGATCGCCCTCTACGAGGCGCTCAAGGAGGTCGGCATCGCCAAGGCGACGCCGGAGTTCGGCCACCTGCCCTATGTCATGGGCGAGGGCAACAAGAAGCTCTCCAAGCGCGACCCCGAGGCGCACGCGCTGGCCTATCGCGACCAGGGCTACCTGCCCGAGGGGCTGCTCAACTACCTCGCCCTGCTGGGCTGGGCGATCGCGGCCGACCGCGACATCTTCAGCCTCGAGGAGATGGTCGAGGCGTTCGACATCACTGACGTCGTCGCCAACCCGGCGCGCTTCGACCTGAAGAAGTGCGACGCCATCAACACCGCCCACATGCGGCTGCTGTCGACCGACGAGATCACCCACCGGGTGCTGCCGTTCCTCAAGCGCGACGGTGTCGTCAGCGACCCGGTCACCGACGCCGACGCCCAGCTGCTCGAGCTCGCGATGCCGTTGGTCGCCGAGCGGATCAACAAGCTCGCCGAGGCCAGCTCGATGCTGGGCTTCCTCTTCGTCTCCGAGGACGCCTTCGAGGTCGACCCCGACGACGCGGCCAAGCAGATCGGGGAGGCCGGCATCCCGGTCCTGCAGGCGTCGTACGACGCCCTCACGGCGCTCCCGACCTGGTCGACCGACGCGATCCAGACCGCCCTGCAGGGCGCCCTGGTCGACGGGCTCGGCCTCAAGCCGCGCAACGCGTTCGGCCCGGTCCGCGTCGCCGTCACCGGCCGCCGGATCTCGCCGCCGCTCTTCGAGTCGATGGAGCTCCTCGGCCGCGACCGCAGCCTCGGGCGGTTGCAGCGTGCCCTCGGCTGA
- a CDS encoding recombinase family protein: protein MKVSLYVRLSEDAHGNELGVERQINECREYAETRGWSVGEVFIDNDLSATTGVERPEFERLLASQPESILCWHLDRLLRVSSDLERVIALNVNVFSKEAGWFDLSTPAGRAVARTVTAWSTYEGEQKAARQKAAHRQRVDAGGMTATGRPWWPTRPLGFNLDGTHHDEEAPALREVYDHILRGGTLAGSVRYLDELGIVTQRSLDLDAKAAAEEGREPVGRPWRASSLRPVLLNARNAGIYVYNGEEIGEAAWEPIVTEEVFRAVVRIVTNPARRLNGEASGGFGHRTNLLTGLASCSLCGHTVRAAWRRNAAGERAYKVYQCGGCKKVTLRAEWADSVVTREVIERVEQWQDELPKPDQAPIDVASLHTQLKALDASKQELAEDRALGLIDREQLRLGTARANEEIAKITDQLAEHGTGDDGPLFWDPDTLWQWTGDEAGEGYDVERLTPIIKRVCRSIVLTGPGKGRKDLLYGQHLVIEFHEPT, encoded by the coding sequence GTGAAGGTCTCGCTCTATGTCCGACTCTCGGAGGACGCGCATGGCAACGAGCTCGGTGTCGAGCGCCAGATCAATGAGTGCCGAGAGTACGCCGAGACTCGTGGATGGTCGGTGGGCGAGGTCTTCATCGACAACGACCTCTCGGCGACCACTGGCGTCGAGCGGCCGGAGTTCGAGAGGTTGCTGGCGAGCCAGCCGGAGTCGATCCTGTGCTGGCACCTCGACCGCCTGCTTCGTGTCTCGAGCGATCTGGAACGTGTCATCGCGCTGAACGTCAACGTCTTCTCGAAGGAGGCTGGCTGGTTCGACCTCAGCACACCGGCTGGCCGTGCCGTCGCCAGAACGGTCACCGCTTGGAGCACCTACGAGGGTGAGCAGAAGGCGGCTCGACAGAAGGCCGCTCACCGGCAGCGTGTCGACGCTGGCGGAATGACCGCGACCGGCAGGCCGTGGTGGCCGACCAGGCCGCTCGGCTTCAACCTCGATGGCACCCATCACGACGAGGAAGCACCGGCTCTTCGAGAGGTCTACGACCACATCCTCCGAGGGGGCACGCTCGCAGGATCGGTTCGCTACTTGGACGAACTCGGCATCGTCACTCAGCGAAGTCTTGACCTCGACGCCAAGGCAGCAGCGGAGGAAGGTCGAGAGCCGGTCGGGAGGCCCTGGCGGGCTTCCAGTCTTCGCCCGGTACTCCTCAACGCTCGCAATGCCGGCATCTACGTCTACAACGGCGAGGAGATTGGTGAAGCGGCTTGGGAGCCGATCGTCACGGAGGAGGTGTTCCGGGCCGTCGTACGGATCGTGACCAATCCGGCCAGGAGGCTCAATGGCGAGGCCTCGGGTGGCTTCGGGCACCGGACCAACCTGCTGACCGGACTTGCGTCCTGCTCGCTCTGCGGCCACACCGTGCGTGCAGCGTGGCGGCGAAATGCTGCGGGGGAGCGGGCGTACAAGGTCTACCAGTGCGGCGGATGCAAGAAGGTAACGCTGCGAGCGGAATGGGCCGACTCAGTCGTCACCCGCGAAGTGATCGAACGCGTGGAGCAATGGCAGGACGAACTCCCCAAGCCGGACCAGGCACCGATCGATGTAGCCAGCCTGCACACTCAGTTGAAGGCACTCGACGCGAGCAAGCAGGAACTCGCAGAGGACCGCGCTCTTGGGTTGATCGACCGCGAACAACTCCGACTTGGTACCGCTCGTGCAAACGAGGAGATCGCCAAGATCACGGACCAACTGGCCGAGCACGGCACGGGTGACGATGGGCCACTGTTCTGGGACCCGGACACCCTGTGGCAGTGGACGGGCGACGAGGCGGGGGAGGGGTACGACGTGGAGAGATTGACGCCGATCATCAAGCGCGTCTGCAGGTCGATCGTTCTCACCGGGCCCGGAAAGGGCCGAAAAGACTTGCTGTACGGCCAGCATCTGGTGATCGAGTTCCACGAACCGACCTAG
- a CDS encoding TetR/AcrR family transcriptional regulator, with protein sequence MTATTEGLSRLERRKAETRREIIEAAFTCFAEQGYHATGIADIAARLGIGHGTFYRYFENKRDIVEHVIDDLIGRIVEALGAENAPDAVSTLEDYRAQTARIGTALAQIFSEDPRVAQLLLSAAGIDDAMRERMLDLFAMTTPLTAAYLEHGVRLGYLRADLDVEPTAQSINGMILGSVLVGMRDPAPAQQERLSAAIRAVMYDGIAAR encoded by the coding sequence ATGACGGCGACCACGGAGGGGCTCTCGCGGCTGGAGCGGCGCAAGGCCGAGACCCGGCGCGAGATCATCGAAGCCGCCTTCACCTGCTTCGCCGAGCAGGGCTACCACGCCACCGGGATCGCCGACATCGCCGCGCGACTGGGCATCGGGCACGGCACCTTCTACCGCTACTTCGAGAACAAGCGGGACATCGTCGAGCACGTCATCGACGACCTGATCGGCCGGATCGTGGAGGCGCTCGGCGCCGAGAACGCGCCGGACGCGGTGAGCACGCTGGAGGACTACCGCGCCCAGACCGCGCGGATCGGCACCGCGCTCGCGCAGATCTTCAGCGAGGACCCGCGGGTGGCCCAGCTGCTGCTGTCGGCGGCCGGCATCGACGACGCCATGCGGGAGCGGATGCTCGACCTGTTCGCGATGACCACGCCGCTCACCGCGGCCTACCTCGAGCACGGCGTCCGGCTCGGCTACCTGCGCGCGGACCTCGACGTCGAGCCGACCGCGCAGTCGATCAACGGCATGATCCTCGGCTCGGTGCTGGTCGGCATGCGCGACCCCGCGCCCGCGCAGCAGGAACGACTCAGCGCCGCGATCCGCGCCGTGATGTACGACGGGATCGCGGCGCGCTGA
- a CDS encoding 3-methyladenine DNA glycosylase: MNAEEWRRRAADHAARIDRYVAPHLARRGAAVKHPVFDFLFTYYSYRPAQLRRWHPGFGVVAPPGSGLEGLKGYDAVAGGVSVASSYVIAQRPLVASIHALLTATAGRAPHFGCFGLHEWAMVYRLTEDETRHADWPLRLGPAGTDEVVEGHRIACSHFDAYRFFTPPARPLNTLVPGRDDRPDFEQPGCLHAGMDLYGKVAVRLSPMISSDLVADAFELAWDIRVMDMQAAPYDLSGLDLGGEEWSPIRIETPEGKREYAEAQRMFAERGAPIRQRLIEECERLLSVRN, from the coding sequence GTGAATGCGGAGGAATGGCGTCGGCGGGCTGCGGACCACGCCGCCCGCATCGATCGCTACGTCGCCCCGCACCTCGCCCGCCGCGGGGCGGCGGTGAAGCACCCGGTCTTCGACTTCCTCTTCACCTACTACTCCTACCGGCCCGCCCAGCTGCGCCGCTGGCACCCGGGCTTCGGGGTGGTCGCGCCGCCGGGGTCCGGGCTGGAGGGACTCAAGGGGTACGACGCGGTCGCGGGCGGCGTGAGCGTCGCTTCGTCGTACGTCATCGCGCAGCGGCCCCTCGTCGCCTCGATTCACGCGCTGCTCACCGCCACCGCCGGCCGCGCCCCGCACTTCGGCTGCTTCGGCCTGCACGAGTGGGCCATGGTCTACCGCCTCACCGAGGACGAGACCCGGCACGCCGACTGGCCGCTCCGCCTCGGTCCCGCCGGCACCGACGAGGTCGTCGAGGGCCACCGGATCGCGTGCTCGCACTTCGACGCCTACCGCTTCTTCACTCCCCCGGCCCGCCCGCTGAACACGCTCGTCCCGGGCCGCGACGACCGCCCCGACTTCGAGCAGCCCGGCTGTCTGCACGCCGGCATGGACCTCTACGGCAAGGTTGCAGTCAGGTTGTCTCCGATGATCTCGTCCGACCTCGTTGCCGACGCCTTCGAACTCGCTTGGGACATCAGGGTCATGGACATGCAGGCAGCACCGTATGACCTGTCCGGCCTGGACCTCGGCGGCGAGGAATGGTCACCCATCCGGATTGAAACTCCGGAGGGTAAGCGGGAGTACGCCGAGGCTCAACGCATGTTCGCAGAGCGAGGCGCGCCCATCCGTCAGCGGCTCATCGAAGAGTGCGAGCGCCTGCTCAGCGTCAGGAACTGA
- a CDS encoding NAD(P)/FAD-dependent oxidoreductase, which translates to MSTLHDAVIVGAGFGGMGAAIELKRQGYDDLVILEREDDLGGTWHVNRYPGLAVDIPSSTYSYSFEPNPHWSRLFAPGPELKRYALHVADKYDLRHHMRFGTVVEDARWDEESSAWEVTIAGGEVVRGRFLLTATGFLSQPRLPDIPGVADFAGTVMHTTRWDDDVELTGKRVGIIGTGATAVQLIPELAKVADHLTVYQRTPIYVSPKMDGPVPGIVRGAFAKVPLTQRVTRLVGTSILEVMMVAGVLHFRDLPWANAAGKRVCEAHLRRQVKDPELRAKLTPDYDFGCKRPTFSNTYYPTFTKPHVDLETTSIDHVDAGGIVTADGNRVDLDVLVLATGFNLWDVNFPAIRIVGREGRDLGAWWRANRFCAYEGITIPRFPNFFSLNSPYSYSGLSYFTTIETQMAHLGRVLRAMRKRSADVVEVTEEANDRFLDRMTGLLDNSVFNAGSCATARSYYFNQHGEAVLLRPTSTLSAAREATRFPLDDYTFTGARISASAS; encoded by the coding sequence ATGAGCACCCTCCACGACGCGGTCATCGTCGGCGCGGGCTTCGGCGGCATGGGCGCCGCCATCGAGCTGAAGCGCCAGGGGTACGACGACCTGGTGATCCTCGAGCGCGAGGACGACCTCGGCGGCACCTGGCACGTCAACCGCTACCCCGGCCTCGCGGTCGACATCCCGAGCTCGACGTACTCCTACTCCTTCGAGCCGAACCCGCACTGGTCGCGGCTGTTCGCGCCCGGGCCGGAGCTCAAGAGGTACGCGCTGCACGTCGCCGACAAGTACGACCTGCGCCACCACATGCGCTTCGGCACCGTCGTCGAGGACGCCCGCTGGGACGAGGAGTCCTCCGCGTGGGAGGTGACGATCGCCGGCGGCGAGGTGGTCCGCGGCCGCTTCCTGCTGACCGCGACCGGCTTCCTCTCCCAGCCCAGGCTGCCGGACATCCCCGGCGTGGCGGACTTCGCGGGCACCGTCATGCACACGACGCGGTGGGACGACGACGTCGAGCTCACCGGCAAGCGGGTCGGCATCATCGGGACCGGCGCGACCGCCGTCCAGCTGATCCCCGAGCTCGCGAAGGTCGCCGACCACCTCACCGTCTACCAGCGCACGCCGATCTACGTCAGCCCGAAGATGGACGGCCCGGTGCCGGGCATCGTGCGCGGCGCGTTCGCGAAGGTGCCGCTCACGCAGAGGGTCACGCGCCTGGTCGGTACGTCGATCCTCGAGGTGATGATGGTCGCCGGCGTGCTGCACTTCCGCGACCTGCCCTGGGCCAACGCCGCCGGCAAGCGGGTCTGCGAGGCCCATCTCAGGCGGCAGGTGAAGGACCCGGAGCTGCGGGCCAAGCTCACTCCCGACTACGACTTCGGCTGCAAGCGGCCGACGTTCTCCAACACCTACTACCCGACGTTCACCAAGCCGCACGTCGACCTCGAGACGACGAGCATCGACCACGTCGACGCGGGCGGCATCGTCACCGCCGACGGCAACCGGGTCGACCTCGACGTCCTCGTGCTCGCCACGGGATTCAACCTGTGGGACGTGAACTTCCCGGCGATCCGGATCGTCGGGCGCGAGGGCCGCGACCTCGGCGCCTGGTGGCGGGCCAACCGGTTCTGCGCCTACGAGGGCATCACGATCCCGAGGTTCCCGAACTTCTTCTCGCTCAACAGCCCCTACTCCTACTCCGGGCTGTCGTACTTCACGACGATCGAGACGCAGATGGCCCACCTGGGGCGGGTGCTGCGGGCGATGCGGAAGCGCAGCGCCGACGTCGTGGAGGTCACCGAGGAGGCCAACGACCGGTTCCTGGACCGGATGACCGGCCTCCTCGACAACTCCGTGTTCAACGCCGGCAGCTGCGCCACCGCCCGCAGCTACTACTTCAACCAGCATGGCGAGGCGGTGCTGCTGCGCCCGACGTCGACGTTGAGCGCAGCACGCGAGGCCACCCGCTTCCCGCTGGACGACTACACGTTCACCGGCGCGAGGATCTCGGCCTCGGCGTCCTGA
- a CDS encoding patatin-like phospholipase family protein encodes MGRALVIGCGGTLGYAWTAAVLAELERQGWDPRAADVLVGTSAGAELVARLGAGMSAAALQDDGGDPPPALPLLPRPGLPGLGLTRAALSGRADLLAGLAGLLPRGGGDPQWLLDLGERLAAPGTRWVEHPRTWLVAADVRTGERVAFGHPDAPKAALGQAIAASWAIPGWFPPVRVGDRSFLDGGAVSPTSADLLLPHVQDGSIDEVVVVAPMSSRGGAPARGLTRAERLLRRPMTGRVDREVALLRAAGARVLRIEPTAADLEAMGPNFMAGSRLPRVRETAARTARTLVSQQEVRR; translated from the coding sequence ATGGGGCGCGCACTGGTCATCGGATGCGGCGGCACGCTGGGCTATGCCTGGACCGCCGCCGTGCTCGCCGAGCTGGAACGACAGGGCTGGGACCCGAGGGCCGCCGACGTCCTCGTCGGTACGTCGGCCGGTGCCGAGCTCGTCGCCCGCCTCGGCGCCGGGATGTCCGCCGCCGCCCTGCAGGACGACGGCGGCGACCCGCCGCCCGCGCTGCCGCTGCTCCCCCGGCCGGGACTGCCGGGACTCGGCCTGACCCGGGCCGCGCTGAGCGGACGTGCGGACCTGCTGGCCGGCCTGGCCGGGCTGCTGCCCCGCGGCGGCGGCGACCCGCAGTGGCTCCTCGACCTGGGCGAGCGGCTGGCCGCGCCCGGCACCCGGTGGGTCGAGCACCCGCGCACCTGGCTGGTCGCGGCCGACGTACGCACCGGCGAGCGGGTCGCCTTCGGACACCCGGATGCGCCGAAGGCCGCACTGGGACAGGCGATCGCGGCCTCGTGGGCGATCCCGGGCTGGTTCCCGCCGGTCCGGGTCGGCGACCGCTCCTTCCTCGACGGCGGCGCCGTCTCCCCCACCTCCGCCGACCTGCTGCTCCCCCACGTGCAGGACGGCAGCATCGACGAGGTGGTCGTCGTGGCCCCGATGTCCAGCCGTGGCGGAGCTCCCGCCCGCGGCCTGACCCGCGCCGAGCGGCTGCTGCGCCGGCCGATGACCGGCCGCGTCGACCGCGAGGTCGCACTGCTGCGCGCCGCCGGCGCCCGGGTCCTCCGCATCGAGCCCACCGCCGCCGACCTCGAGGCGATGGGCCCCAACTTCATGGCCGGCTCCCGCCTCCCCCGGGTCCGCGAGACCGCCGCCCGCACCGCCCGCACCCTCGTCTCCCAGCAGGAGGTCCGCCGATGA